A single window of Leclercia adecarboxylata DNA harbors:
- the pheM gene encoding pheST operon leader peptide PheM — translation MNAAIFRFFFYFST, via the coding sequence ATGAATGCTGCTATTTTCCGCTTCTTCTTTTACTTTAGCACCTGA
- the pheS gene encoding phenylalanine--tRNA ligase subunit alpha translates to MSHLAELVASATAAINQASDVAALDNVRVEYLGKKGHLTLQMTTLRELPPEERPAAGAVINEAKEQVQQVLNERKNALESAALNARLAAETIDVSLPGRRIENGGLHPVTRTIDRIESFFGELGFTVATGPEIEDDYHNFDALNIPGHHPARADHDTFWFDATRLLRTQTSGVQIRTMKEQEPPIRIIAPGRVYRNDYDQTHTPMFHQMEGLIVDKNISFTNLKGTLHDFLNNFFEEDLQVRFRPSYFPFTEPSAEVDVMGKNGKWLEVLGCGMVHPNVLRNVGIDPEVYSGFAFGMGMERLTMLRYGVTDLRAFFENDLRFLKQFK, encoded by the coding sequence ATGTCACATCTCGCAGAGCTGGTTGCCAGTGCAACGGCCGCCATTAACCAGGCCTCAGATGTTGCCGCGTTAGACAACGTCCGCGTCGAATATCTGGGCAAGAAAGGGCACCTGACCCTTCAAATGACTACCCTGCGTGAGTTGCCGCCAGAAGAGCGTCCGGCTGCAGGTGCGGTGATTAACGAAGCCAAAGAGCAGGTTCAGCAGGTGCTGAACGAGCGTAAAAACGCGCTGGAAAGCGCCGCGCTGAATGCCCGCCTGGCTGCCGAAACCATCGATGTCTCCCTGCCGGGTCGCCGTATTGAGAACGGTGGTCTGCATCCGGTCACCCGCACCATCGACCGCATTGAAAGTTTCTTCGGTGAGCTCGGCTTTACCGTGGCGACCGGCCCGGAAATCGAAGACGATTACCATAACTTCGATGCCCTGAATATCCCAGGCCACCACCCGGCACGTGCTGACCACGACACTTTCTGGTTCGATGCCACGCGTCTGCTGCGCACCCAGACCTCTGGCGTGCAGATCCGTACCATGAAGGAGCAGGAACCGCCGATCCGCATCATCGCCCCGGGTCGCGTCTATCGTAACGACTACGATCAGACCCACACCCCAATGTTCCACCAGATGGAAGGTCTGATCGTTGATAAAAATATCAGCTTCACCAACCTGAAGGGCACGCTGCACGATTTCCTGAACAACTTCTTTGAGGAAGATCTGCAGGTTCGTTTCCGTCCGTCCTACTTCCCGTTCACCGAACCGTCCGCAGAAGTTGATGTGATGGGTAAAAACGGCAAATGGCTGGAAGTGCTGGGCTGCGGCATGGTGCACCCGAACGTGCTGCGTAACGTCGGCATTGACCCGGAAGTTTACTCCGGCTTTGCGTTCGGTATGGGGATGGAGCGTCTGACCATGCTGCGTTATGGCGTGACCGACTTGCGCGCTTTCTTCGAAAACGATCTGCGTTTCCTCAAACAGTTTAAATAA
- the pheT gene encoding phenylalanine--tRNA ligase subunit beta: MKFSELWLREWVNTELDSEALSNQITMAGLEVDGVEPVAGAFNGVVIGEVVECGQHPNADKLRVTKVNVGGERLLDIVCGAANCRQGLKVAVATVGAVLPGDFKIKAAKLRGEPSEGMLCSFSELGISDDHSGIIELPADAPIGTDLRDYLKLDDNTIEISVTPNRADCLGIIGVARDVAVLNQTELNAPEIAPVAVTISDTLPIQVEAADACPRYLGRVVKGINVKAPTPLWMKEKLRRCGIRSIDAVVDVTNYVLLELGQPMHAFDKDRIEGGIVVRMAKEGETLVLLDGSEAKLNADTLVIADHGKALAMGGIFGGEHSGVNDETQNVLLECAFFSPLSITGRARRHGLHTDASHRYERGVDPALQYKAMERATRLLIDICGGEAGPVIDVTSDAHLPKPANITLRRGKLDRLIGHHIADAQVSDILRRLGCEVAEGQDEWTAVAPSWRFDMEIEEDLVEEVARVYGYNNIPDEPVQAGLVMGSHREADLSLKRVKTMLNDKGYQEVITYSFVDPKVQQLIHPGQEALILPSPISSEMSAMRLSLLTGLLSTIVYNQNRQQSRVRIFETGLRFVPDTQANLGIRQDLMLAGAICGNRYEEHWDLSKNSVDFYDLKGDLESVLDLTGKLSEIEFRAEAIPALHPGQSAAIYLKGERVGFIGVVHPELERKLDLNGRTLAFELEWNKVADRVIPQAQDVSRFPANRRDIAVVVAENVPAADILAECKKVGVNQVVGVNLFDVYRGKGVAEGFKSLAISLILQDTSRTLEEEEIAATVAKCVEALKERFQASLRD, encoded by the coding sequence ATGAAATTCAGTGAACTGTGGTTACGCGAATGGGTGAACACCGAGCTCGACAGCGAGGCGCTCTCTAACCAGATCACCATGGCCGGCCTGGAAGTGGACGGCGTTGAGCCGGTTGCTGGTGCCTTTAACGGCGTGGTTATTGGTGAAGTGGTGGAGTGCGGTCAGCACCCGAACGCAGACAAACTGCGTGTCACCAAAGTTAACGTGGGCGGCGAACGTCTGCTGGATATCGTCTGCGGCGCGGCGAACTGCCGTCAGGGCCTGAAAGTGGCCGTGGCGACCGTTGGCGCGGTGCTGCCGGGCGATTTCAAAATCAAAGCGGCAAAACTGCGCGGCGAGCCTTCTGAAGGCATGCTGTGCTCGTTCTCCGAGCTGGGTATTTCCGACGATCACTCTGGCATTATTGAGCTGCCAGCGGATGCGCCGATTGGCACCGACCTGCGCGACTACCTCAAGCTCGATGACAACACTATCGAGATCAGCGTCACCCCGAACCGTGCCGACTGTTTAGGTATCATCGGCGTGGCCCGCGACGTGGCGGTCCTGAACCAGACCGAACTGAACGCGCCAGAAATCGCGCCAGTTGCCGTGACCATCAGCGACACGCTGCCGATTCAGGTTGAAGCCGCAGACGCCTGTCCGCGCTACCTGGGCCGTGTGGTGAAGGGGATCAACGTCAAGGCGCCAACCCCGCTGTGGATGAAAGAGAAGCTGCGTCGCTGCGGCATCCGTTCTATCGATGCGGTGGTTGACGTGACCAACTACGTCCTGCTGGAGCTGGGTCAGCCGATGCACGCGTTCGATAAAGATCGTATCGAAGGCGGGATCGTGGTGCGCATGGCGAAAGAGGGCGAAACCCTGGTCCTGCTGGACGGCAGCGAAGCCAAACTGAACGCCGACACGCTGGTGATTGCCGACCACGGCAAAGCGCTGGCGATGGGCGGCATCTTTGGCGGCGAACACTCAGGCGTGAATGACGAAACGCAAAACGTGCTGCTGGAGTGTGCTTTCTTCAGCCCGCTGTCCATTACCGGTCGTGCCCGTCGTCATGGTCTGCATACCGATGCGTCTCACCGCTATGAGCGCGGCGTGGATCCGGCCCTGCAGTACAAAGCGATGGAGCGCGCAACCCGTCTGCTGATCGACATCTGCGGCGGCGAAGCCGGTCCGGTGATTGATGTCACCAGCGACGCGCATCTGCCGAAGCCTGCGAATATCACCCTGCGTCGCGGCAAGCTGGATCGCCTGATTGGTCATCACATTGCCGATGCGCAGGTGAGCGACATTCTGCGCCGTCTGGGCTGTGAAGTGGCCGAAGGTCAGGACGAGTGGACTGCCGTAGCGCCGAGCTGGCGTTTCGATATGGAGATCGAAGAAGATCTGGTGGAAGAAGTGGCCCGTGTTTACGGCTACAACAACATTCCTGATGAGCCGGTGCAGGCTGGCCTGGTGATGGGCTCCCATCGCGAAGCCGACCTCTCTCTGAAGCGTGTGAAAACCATGCTGAACGACAAAGGTTACCAGGAAGTGATCACCTACAGTTTCGTTGACCCGAAAGTGCAGCAGCTGATCCACCCGGGCCAGGAAGCATTGATTCTGCCAAGCCCAATCTCCAGCGAAATGTCCGCCATGCGTCTGTCGCTGCTGACTGGCCTGCTGAGCACCATCGTTTACAACCAGAACCGTCAGCAGAGCCGTGTGCGCATCTTCGAAACCGGTCTGCGCTTTGTGCCGGATACCCAGGCTAACCTCGGCATCCGTCAGGATCTGATGCTGGCGGGCGCTATCTGCGGCAACCGCTATGAAGAGCACTGGGATCTGAGTAAAAACAGCGTTGATTTTTACGACCTGAAGGGCGATCTGGAATCGGTGCTGGATCTGACCGGTAAATTGTCTGAAATTGAGTTCCGTGCTGAAGCCATTCCAGCCCTGCATCCGGGCCAGAGCGCCGCGATTTATCTGAAAGGTGAACGCGTTGGTTTCATTGGTGTTGTGCACCCGGAGCTGGAACGCAAGCTGGATCTTAATGGCCGCACGCTGGCGTTTGAACTGGAGTGGAACAAGGTCGCAGACCGCGTCATTCCTCAGGCTCAGGACGTTTCCCGCTTCCCTGCAAACCGTCGTGATATTGCAGTTGTGGTGGCCGAAAATGTGCCTGCCGCAGATATTTTGGCCGAATGTAAGAAAGTTGGCGTAAATCAGGTAGTTGGCGTAAACTTATTTGACGTGTACCGCGGTAAGGGCGTAGCAGAGGGCTTTAAGAGCCTGGCTATCAGCCTGATCCTTCAGGATACCAGCCGTACACTCGAAGAAGAGGAGATTGCCGCTACCGTCGCCAAATGTGTAGAGGCATTAAAAGAGCGATTCCAGGCATCATTGAGGGATTGA
- the ihfA gene encoding integration host factor subunit alpha, whose amino-acid sequence MALTKAEMSEYLFDKLGLSKRDAKELVELFFEEIRRALENGEQVKLSGFGNFDLRDKNQRPGRNPKTGEDIPITARRVVTFRPGQKLKSRVENASPKAE is encoded by the coding sequence ATGGCGCTTACAAAAGCTGAAATGTCCGAATATCTGTTTGATAAGCTTGGGCTTAGCAAACGGGATGCCAAAGAGCTGGTTGAGCTGTTTTTCGAAGAGATCCGTCGCGCTCTGGAAAATGGTGAGCAGGTAAAACTCTCCGGCTTTGGTAACTTTGATTTGCGCGACAAAAATCAACGTCCGGGCCGTAACCCGAAGACGGGTGAGGATATTCCCATTACAGCTCGCCGCGTGGTGACCTTCAGACCCGGCCAGAAGTTAAAAAGCCGTGTCGAAAACGCTTCACCCAAAGCAGAGTGA
- the btuC gene encoding vitamin B12 ABC transporter permease BtuC, which yields MPELARQQYRADLRKLLFLLLALVIALGLSLCAGDRWIGPEAWFTPRGELFIWQIRLPRTLAVVLVGAALALSGTIMQALFDNPLAEPGLLGVSNGAGVGLIAAVMLGGGVLSGWSLSLCAIAGALIITLILLRFARRHLSVSRLLLAGVALGIICSALMTWAVYFSTAFDLRQLMYWMMGGFGGVDWGQGWLMLLLAPAIVWSCFQAPPLNILALGEISARQLGLPLTFWRNTLVVAIGWMVGVSVALAGAIGFIGLVIPHMLRLCGITDHRLLLPAAAVTGGATLLFADIIARLALNAAELPIGVVTATLGAPVFIWLLLKAGR from the coding sequence ATGCCCGAACTTGCCCGTCAGCAGTACCGCGCCGATCTGCGTAAATTGCTCTTTCTGTTACTGGCGCTGGTTATCGCGCTGGGATTGAGCCTGTGCGCCGGCGATCGGTGGATTGGTCCTGAAGCGTGGTTCACTCCCCGTGGGGAGCTGTTTATCTGGCAAATCCGCCTGCCGCGTACGCTGGCCGTGGTGCTGGTGGGGGCAGCGCTGGCGCTCAGCGGAACGATCATGCAGGCGCTGTTCGACAACCCGCTGGCGGAGCCTGGATTATTGGGCGTATCGAACGGGGCCGGGGTAGGGCTGATTGCCGCCGTGATGCTCGGCGGCGGGGTGTTATCGGGCTGGAGCTTAAGCCTCTGCGCCATCGCCGGGGCGCTGATCATCACCCTCATCTTGCTGCGTTTCGCCCGTCGCCACCTCTCCGTGAGCCGCCTGCTGCTGGCCGGGGTGGCGCTGGGTATCATCTGTAGCGCCCTGATGACCTGGGCCGTCTATTTTTCCACCGCCTTCGACCTGCGCCAGCTGATGTACTGGATGATGGGCGGTTTCGGCGGCGTGGACTGGGGGCAGGGCTGGCTGATGCTCCTGCTGGCGCCCGCCATCGTCTGGTCCTGCTTTCAGGCGCCGCCGCTGAACATTCTGGCGCTGGGGGAGATTTCGGCCCGTCAGCTCGGCCTGCCGCTCACCTTCTGGCGCAACACGCTGGTGGTCGCCATCGGCTGGATGGTGGGCGTGAGCGTAGCCCTGGCCGGCGCTATCGGCTTTATCGGTCTTGTCATTCCCCATATGCTGCGTTTGTGCGGTATTACCGATCACCGGCTGTTATTGCCCGCTGCGGCAGTGACGGGCGGCGCAACGCTGCTTTTCGCGGATATCATCGCGCGCCTGGCGCTCAACGCCGCGGAGCTGCCCATTGGGGTGGTGACTGCGACACTGGGCGCACCCGTGTTTATCTGGCTACTCTTAAAAGCCGGACGTTAA
- a CDS encoding glutathione peroxidase, with protein MPNDILNTEVTTIDGKTTTLADYKGKVLLVVNVASKCGLTPQYEQLENIHKAWEKDGFTVLGFPCNQFLGQEPGSEEEIKTFCSTTYGITFPMFSKIDVNGEARHPLYQKLIAAAPVAVAPESSGFYERLASKGRAPLYPDDILWNFEKFLIGRDGEVVQRFAPDMTPEDPILMEAIKLALAK; from the coding sequence ATGCCGAACGATATTCTGAACACCGAAGTGACGACCATTGATGGCAAAACCACGACCCTTGCGGACTATAAAGGGAAGGTGCTGCTGGTGGTGAACGTGGCATCGAAATGCGGTCTGACGCCGCAGTATGAGCAGCTCGAAAATATCCACAAAGCATGGGAAAAGGACGGGTTTACCGTGCTCGGTTTCCCGTGCAACCAGTTCCTCGGCCAGGAGCCCGGTAGCGAAGAGGAGATCAAAACCTTCTGTAGCACTACCTATGGCATTACCTTCCCGATGTTCAGCAAAATCGATGTCAATGGCGAAGCCCGTCACCCGCTGTACCAAAAATTGATTGCCGCCGCCCCGGTGGCTGTCGCTCCTGAAAGCAGCGGTTTTTATGAGCGTCTGGCAAGCAAAGGCCGTGCGCCGCTCTATCCTGATGACATTTTATGGAATTTCGAAAAATTCCTGATTGGCCGCGATGGGGAAGTGGTCCAGCGTTTTGCGCCGGATATGACCCCTGAGGATCCGATCCTGATGGAAGCGATCAAGCTGGCACTCGCGAAGTAA
- the btuD gene encoding vitamin B12 ABC transporter ATP-binding protein BtuD has protein sequence MSMLMQLNGVAETGRLQAISAQVNAGEILHLVGPNGAGKSTLLARMAGLSTGPGEILLQGEPLPRWSPASLACRRAYLAQQQSAPFAMPVWHYLTLHQYDKQQKTLLSDVAGALSIEDKLSRHVSQLSGGEWQRVRLAAVILQIHPGGNPHGQLLLLDEPMNSLDVAQQVALDRLLSALSRQGIAVVMSSHDLNHTLRHAHRVWLLKRGLLIASGARDSVLTPPNLAKAYDMSFRRLDIEGHRMIISTSQE, from the coding sequence ATGTCGATGCTGATGCAGCTCAATGGAGTGGCGGAAACAGGGCGTCTGCAAGCGATTTCCGCCCAGGTTAATGCGGGGGAGATCCTGCACCTGGTCGGCCCGAACGGGGCAGGTAAAAGCACATTGCTTGCGCGTATGGCCGGGTTGAGCACCGGGCCGGGCGAAATCCTGTTGCAGGGCGAGCCGCTCCCCCGGTGGTCCCCTGCGTCGCTGGCCTGCCGCAGGGCTTATCTGGCCCAGCAGCAAAGCGCGCCGTTCGCCATGCCGGTCTGGCACTATCTGACGCTGCATCAGTACGACAAACAGCAAAAAACGTTGTTAAGTGACGTGGCGGGGGCGCTGAGTATCGAGGATAAACTTTCTCGCCACGTCAGCCAGCTCTCCGGCGGGGAGTGGCAGCGCGTGCGGCTGGCTGCCGTGATCCTGCAAATCCACCCTGGCGGCAATCCGCACGGCCAGCTATTGTTGCTGGACGAGCCGATGAACAGTCTCGACGTCGCCCAGCAGGTGGCCCTCGACCGGCTGTTAAGCGCCCTGTCACGGCAGGGGATTGCGGTGGTTATGAGCAGCCACGATTTGAACCATACGCTGCGCCACGCCCATCGCGTCTGGCTGTTGAAGCGGGGGTTGCTTATCGCCAGCGGCGCGCGGGACAGCGTGCTGACGCCGCCGAATCTGGCTAAAGCCTACGATATGTCATTTCGCCGTCTGGACATCGAAGGTCACAGAATGATCATTTCGACGTCCCAGGAATAA
- a CDS encoding NlpC/P60 family protein, translated as MRFCFLLVAALFLAGCSSHRAPPPNARLSDSIAVIAGLNDQLHHWSGTPYRYGGMTRGGIDCSGFVLLTFRDQFALQLPRETRQQATIGTEIDKDELLPGDLVFFKTGSGESGLHVGIYDTDNQFIHASTSRGVMRSSLNNVYWRKNFWQARRI; from the coding sequence ATGCGATTCTGTTTTCTTCTTGTGGCCGCGCTATTTCTTGCAGGATGCAGCAGCCATCGCGCACCGCCTCCGAACGCGCGGCTGTCCGATTCTATTGCCGTGATTGCCGGTCTGAACGATCAGCTGCATCACTGGAGCGGCACCCCTTATCGCTATGGCGGCATGACGCGTGGCGGGATTGATTGTTCAGGATTTGTGCTCCTGACCTTCCGCGACCAGTTTGCGCTACAGCTGCCGCGTGAAACGCGCCAGCAGGCCACCATTGGCACCGAAATTGACAAAGATGAGCTGCTTCCGGGCGATCTGGTGTTTTTCAAAACCGGCTCCGGCGAAAGCGGGCTACACGTCGGGATATATGACACCGACAATCAATTTATTCATGCCTCTACCAGTCGTGGTGTGATGCGCTCTTCCCTCAATAACGTCTACTGGCGTAAAAATTTCTGGCAAGCCCGACGTATTTAA
- a CDS encoding EAL domain-containing protein, translating into MIVMLDIAYQSELLLLPARNDSGSLTGLEIVVNFVGVDNQVRIPTELVRPYLSPEQELMLFQEQLAMPDSCKLFFIQQQLTAWINISPAIVEYLLTEENGAAISEQHPWLEFCINENYPDLNKGNMNTALMDFALRFPLVLGNFGAGDASTKAIFDGMFKRVALDKNFIQQHLTDNTFELLLKAIMTQVSPYCQSLMVAGVDDDLTLQRLSALGFSAMQGGLWPAVPLERITTLVQG; encoded by the coding sequence ATGATTGTGATGCTGGATATTGCTTATCAGTCTGAATTGTTATTACTGCCTGCGCGGAATGACTCAGGATCGCTGACAGGCCTTGAAATAGTCGTGAACTTTGTTGGTGTGGATAACCAGGTCCGCATTCCGACCGAACTGGTGCGCCCGTATCTCTCCCCTGAGCAAGAGCTGATGCTGTTTCAGGAACAGCTGGCGATGCCCGACAGCTGCAAACTCTTTTTTATTCAGCAGCAGCTGACAGCATGGATAAATATCTCTCCGGCCATCGTTGAATACCTGTTAACAGAAGAAAACGGTGCTGCAATAAGTGAGCAACATCCGTGGCTGGAGTTCTGCATTAATGAGAATTATCCCGATCTGAATAAAGGCAATATGAATACGGCCCTGATGGACTTTGCCCTGCGTTTTCCGCTGGTGCTTGGCAATTTCGGCGCCGGGGATGCCTCCACCAAAGCCATTTTTGATGGCATGTTTAAACGCGTGGCGCTGGATAAAAATTTCATTCAACAGCATTTAACAGATAATACATTCGAACTGTTATTAAAGGCGATCATGACTCAGGTCTCGCCCTACTGTCAGTCATTGATGGTGGCGGGCGTGGACGACGACCTTACCCTGCAGCGGCTGTCGGCATTAGGCTTCAGCGCCATGCAGGGCGGCTTGTGGCCTGCCGTTCCCCTTGAGCGCATTACCACCCTGGTGCAGGGATAA
- the selO gene encoding protein adenylyltransferase SelO, with the protein MTLSFTAHWHDELPGFYTALKPTPLNNARLIWHNTALATELAIPESLFSPEQGASVFGGEILLPGMQPLAQVYSGHQFGVWAGQLGDGRGILLGEQQLANGQTMDWHLKGAGLTPYSRMGDGRAVLRSTIRESLASEAMHALGIPTTRALSIVTSDTPVARETMEQGAMLIRVAQSHARFGHFEHFYYRREPEKVRQLADFVIKHHWPQLQDDADKYILWFRDVVTRTAALIASWQTVGFAHGVMNTDNMSILGLTIDYGPYGFLDDYQPGYICNHSDYQGRYRFDNQPAVGLWNLQRLAQSLSPFIDVDALNDALDGYQEVLLQQYGKLMRRKLGLMTQERGDNDILNNLFALMAREGSDYTRTFRMLGQTEQHSAASPLRDEFIDRQAFDDWFATYRERLQRENIADDERQTQMNAVNPAMVLRNWLAQRAIEQAEKGDYAELHRLHEALRTPFADRNDDYISRPPDWGKRLEVSCSS; encoded by the coding sequence ATGACCCTGTCTTTTACCGCGCACTGGCATGATGAATTACCCGGCTTTTATACGGCTCTGAAACCCACTCCACTCAATAATGCCCGCCTGATCTGGCATAACACGGCGCTGGCCACCGAGCTGGCGATCCCGGAGTCGCTGTTTAGCCCCGAACAGGGCGCTAGCGTGTTTGGCGGCGAAATCCTGCTGCCGGGCATGCAGCCGCTGGCCCAGGTTTACAGCGGCCATCAGTTCGGCGTCTGGGCCGGGCAGCTGGGGGACGGGCGGGGGATCCTGCTCGGCGAACAGCAACTCGCCAACGGGCAAACGATGGACTGGCACCTGAAAGGCGCCGGGCTCACCCCTTATTCACGTATGGGCGACGGGCGCGCCGTGCTGCGTTCGACCATCCGTGAAAGCCTGGCCTCGGAAGCGATGCACGCCCTCGGGATCCCCACCACCCGCGCGCTGTCGATCGTCACCAGCGACACGCCTGTGGCACGTGAGACCATGGAGCAGGGGGCAATGCTGATCCGCGTGGCTCAAAGTCACGCCCGCTTCGGTCATTTCGAACACTTCTACTATCGCCGCGAGCCAGAGAAAGTTCGCCAGCTGGCGGATTTTGTCATCAAGCATCACTGGCCGCAGTTGCAGGACGATGCCGATAAATACATCCTCTGGTTCCGCGATGTGGTGACGCGGACTGCCGCGCTGATCGCCAGCTGGCAGACGGTGGGCTTTGCCCACGGGGTGATGAACACCGATAACATGTCGATCCTCGGTCTGACCATCGACTACGGCCCGTACGGCTTCCTCGACGACTATCAGCCGGGCTATATCTGTAACCACTCCGACTATCAGGGGCGCTACCGCTTTGATAACCAGCCGGCGGTGGGGCTGTGGAACCTGCAGCGGCTGGCACAGTCCCTGTCGCCGTTTATCGATGTTGACGCCCTCAACGACGCGCTGGATGGCTATCAGGAGGTGCTCCTGCAGCAGTATGGCAAGCTGATGCGCCGTAAGCTGGGGCTGATGACCCAGGAGCGGGGCGACAACGACATCCTGAATAACCTGTTTGCGCTGATGGCGCGGGAAGGCAGCGACTACACCCGCACCTTCCGCATGCTGGGCCAAACCGAGCAGCACAGCGCCGCCTCGCCGCTTCGCGACGAATTTATCGACCGACAGGCCTTCGATGACTGGTTCGCGACCTACCGCGAACGTCTCCAGCGGGAGAATATCGCGGATGACGAGCGTCAGACACAGATGAATGCCGTTAACCCGGCGATGGTGCTGCGCAACTGGCTGGCGCAGCGGGCGATCGAGCAGGCGGAGAAAGGCGATTACGCCGAACTGCACCGGCTGCACGAGGCGCTGCGTACGCCGTTTGCCGACCGCAACGATGACTACATCAGCCGCCCGCCCGACTGGGGTAAGCGGCTGGAAGTAAGTTGCTCAAGCTAA
- a CDS encoding heme ABC transporter ATP-binding protein, protein MAEPLLAEGLSYSVAGRAVVRDVSLSLAQGELVALIGPNGAGKSTLLRLLTGFLRPDTGRCLLDGKALAAWGTQALSRQRAVMRQQTQLGFDWPVEAVIGMGRSPWTPQPEAQIVSEVMQLTGCQPLAGRQYAALSGGEQQRVQLARALAQLWCDAAPRGWLFLDEPTSALDLYHQQHLLRLLKTLTADGNLHVCVVLHDLNLAALWADRIVLLHEGRIVSQGTPPSVLKADDLARWYGAQVHVGLHPLNATPQVFLVS, encoded by the coding sequence ATGGCTGAACCCTTACTGGCTGAAGGCCTGTCTTATAGCGTGGCAGGCCGGGCGGTGGTACGCGATGTTTCGCTGTCGCTCGCACAGGGCGAACTGGTGGCGCTGATCGGCCCCAACGGCGCGGGGAAATCAACCCTGCTGCGTCTGTTAACCGGTTTTCTCCGGCCGGATACCGGACGCTGTCTGCTGGACGGAAAAGCCCTGGCGGCGTGGGGTACCCAGGCGTTATCGCGTCAGCGGGCGGTGATGCGCCAGCAAACTCAGCTGGGCTTTGACTGGCCGGTGGAGGCGGTGATCGGGATGGGACGTTCGCCCTGGACGCCGCAGCCTGAAGCGCAGATCGTCAGCGAGGTGATGCAGCTCACCGGCTGTCAGCCGCTGGCGGGTCGTCAGTATGCGGCCCTGTCGGGCGGGGAGCAGCAGCGGGTACAGCTGGCCCGGGCACTGGCGCAGCTGTGGTGCGACGCCGCGCCGCGCGGCTGGCTGTTCCTCGATGAGCCCACCTCGGCGCTGGATCTTTACCACCAGCAGCATCTGCTGCGGCTGTTGAAAACGCTGACTGCGGACGGGAATTTGCACGTCTGCGTAGTGCTGCACGATCTCAATCTGGCCGCCTTATGGGCCGACCGGATCGTGCTCCTGCACGAGGGGAGGATTGTCTCCCAGGGAACGCCCCCGTCGGTGCTAAAGGCCGATGACCTTGCGCGCTGGTATGGCGCGCAGGTACATGTGGGCCTGCATCCGTTGAACGCTACTCCCCAGGTTTTTCTCGTCTCTTAG
- a CDS encoding FecCD family ABC transporter permease: MPRRIGYSLWGLAMALAVMTLLATGFGALRLPVSLLWSGSDEALRQIWLTIRLPRVLLALVIGGSLALAGCVMQGLFRNPLADPGLLGISSGAACAVALWVVLPISLPTLLMLYAPMLAAFLGALAATVVIFLLSQQRESSLSRLLLVGIAINALCGAAVGVLSWVSNDAQLRQLSLWGMGSLGQAQWSTLLAVTSLMIPTVLVIWRLAAALNLLQLGEEEAHYLGVDVRLVQRVLLLCSALLVAAAVAVSGVIGFIGLVVPHLMRMWLGSDHRAVIPGSVLAGAFLLLIADTAARTLVAPAEMPVGLLTSILGAPWFLWLIFRRGGQHG, from the coding sequence ATGCCTCGCCGGATCGGTTATTCCCTGTGGGGACTGGCAATGGCGCTGGCGGTGATGACGCTGCTGGCCACCGGTTTTGGCGCGTTGCGCCTGCCGGTGTCCCTGCTGTGGAGCGGCAGTGACGAAGCCCTGCGTCAGATCTGGCTCACTATTCGCCTGCCGCGGGTGCTGCTGGCGCTGGTGATTGGCGGCTCGCTCGCGCTGGCGGGCTGCGTGATGCAGGGGCTGTTTCGCAACCCCCTCGCCGATCCGGGTTTGCTCGGGATCAGCAGCGGTGCCGCCTGCGCCGTCGCCCTGTGGGTGGTGTTGCCCATCTCCCTCCCCACTCTGCTGATGCTCTACGCCCCGATGCTGGCGGCCTTTCTCGGCGCGCTGGCGGCGACCGTAGTGATTTTTCTCCTCAGCCAGCAGCGGGAGAGTTCGCTTTCGCGTCTGCTGCTGGTGGGGATCGCCATCAACGCCCTGTGCGGGGCGGCGGTGGGCGTCCTCTCCTGGGTCAGTAACGATGCCCAGCTGCGCCAGCTCTCACTGTGGGGGATGGGCAGTCTCGGCCAGGCGCAGTGGTCCACCCTGCTGGCGGTGACCTCGCTGATGATCCCCACCGTGCTGGTGATCTGGCGGCTGGCTGCAGCCCTGAACCTGCTGCAGCTGGGTGAGGAGGAGGCGCACTATCTGGGCGTCGACGTGCGGCTCGTTCAGCGGGTTTTACTCCTGTGCAGCGCCCTGCTGGTGGCCGCCGCGGTGGCGGTGAGCGGAGTGATCGGTTTTATCGGTCTGGTGGTGCCGCACCTGATGCGCATGTGGCTGGGATCGGATCACCGGGCGGTGATCCCCGGCTCGGTGCTGGCGGGGGCCTTTCTGCTGCTGATTGCCGATACCGCCGCACGCACGCTGGTCGCCCCGGCGGAGATGCCGGTGGGGTTGCTGACCAGCATTCTCGGCGCGCCCTGGTTCCTGTGGCTTATTTTCCGGCGTGGAGGTCAGCATGGCTGA